From the Paludibacterium paludis genome, one window contains:
- a CDS encoding valine--tRNA ligase, with protein sequence MELAKSFEPGDIERRWYDTWEKAGYFRPSMDASRPSFAIQLPPPNVTGTLHMGHAFNQTIMDGLTRFYRMQGHNTLWVPGTDHAGIATQIVVERQLAEQNVNRHELGREAFTAKVWEWKEKSGGTITSQMRRVGCSVDWSREYFTMDDVRADVVTEVFVRLFEQGLIYRGKRLSNWDARLGTAISDLEVVSEEEDGHMWHIKYPVAGSDEYVTVATTRPETLLGDVAVAINPDDERYRHLLGKELELPLTGRRIPVIADDYVDREFGTGFVKITPAHDFNDYQVGKRHGTALINVMSLEATILPRAQVFGFDGTVQGSIELPAAYAGLSVPQARKAMLADLEAQGLLLDTRPHKLMVPRGDRTGTVIEPLLTDQWFVAMDKVGKDDPTGQSIAAKAIEAVRSGEVRFIPENWVNTYNQWMNNIQDWCISRQLWWGHQIPAWYDEDGNLYVARNEEDARAQAPGKTLRREEDVLDTWFSAALVPFSTLGWPEDTPELRAFLTSNVLVTGYEIIFFWVARMIMMTKHFTGKVPFRDVYIHGMVRDHEGKKMSKSEGNVIDPVDLIDGIELAPLVEKRTTGLRRPEKAPSIKKATEKLFPEGIPAFGTDALRFTMASYATLGRSVNFDFKRCEGYRNFCNKLWNATRFVMMNLDGKDCGQDESLPLDYSFADKWIMGRLETAKSEVTEALRTYRFDLAAQSIYEFVWNEYCDWYVELAKVQMQTGGEAAQRATRRTLVRVLEVALRLAHPIMPFITEELWQTVSPLANAREAESIMVAGWPAADASRIDEAANARLAGLKDMVNAVRNLRGEMGLGPAVKAPLFIEGSEALSGYLPYLKPLAKLSDATVVARLPEDDAPVALCGEARLMLKVEIDREAEKARLGKEAAKAGAERDKLVAKLGKPGYVDKAPAHLVERDKAQLAELNDRLEKIAAQLAKLG encoded by the coding sequence ATGGAACTTGCAAAGAGCTTTGAACCGGGTGATATCGAGCGTCGTTGGTACGATACATGGGAAAAGGCGGGTTATTTCCGCCCGAGCATGGATGCTTCCCGGCCGTCCTTCGCCATTCAGCTGCCGCCGCCCAACGTGACCGGCACCCTGCACATGGGCCATGCCTTCAACCAGACCATCATGGACGGTCTGACACGTTTTTACCGCATGCAGGGCCACAATACCCTGTGGGTACCGGGTACCGACCATGCCGGCATCGCCACGCAGATCGTGGTTGAACGCCAGCTCGCCGAGCAGAATGTCAACCGCCACGAACTCGGTCGCGAGGCCTTCACCGCCAAGGTGTGGGAATGGAAGGAGAAGTCCGGCGGCACCATCACCAGCCAGATGCGCCGTGTCGGCTGCTCGGTCGACTGGAGCCGCGAGTACTTCACCATGGACGACGTCCGCGCCGACGTGGTGACCGAGGTGTTCGTGCGCCTCTTCGAGCAGGGTCTGATCTATCGCGGCAAGCGCCTGTCGAACTGGGACGCCAGGCTTGGCACCGCCATCTCCGACCTCGAGGTGGTCTCCGAGGAAGAGGATGGTCACATGTGGCACATCAAGTACCCGGTGGCCGGCAGCGACGAGTACGTGACGGTCGCCACGACCCGTCCGGAAACCCTGCTGGGCGACGTCGCCGTCGCCATCAATCCCGATGACGAGCGTTACCGGCACCTGCTGGGCAAGGAGCTGGAACTGCCGTTGACCGGACGACGCATTCCGGTCATCGCCGACGATTACGTGGATCGCGAATTCGGCACCGGTTTCGTCAAGATCACCCCGGCGCACGATTTCAACGACTATCAGGTGGGCAAACGCCACGGTACCGCGCTGATCAATGTGATGAGCCTCGAAGCGACCATTCTGCCGCGCGCCCAGGTATTCGGCTTCGACGGAACCGTACAGGGCAGCATCGAGTTGCCCGCCGCCTACGCTGGGCTTTCCGTGCCGCAAGCGCGCAAGGCGATGCTCGCCGATCTCGAGGCGCAGGGTCTGCTGCTGGATACCCGTCCGCACAAGCTGATGGTGCCGCGCGGCGACCGTACCGGCACGGTCATCGAACCCTTGCTGACCGACCAGTGGTTCGTGGCCATGGACAAGGTGGGCAAGGATGACCCGACCGGGCAATCCATCGCCGCCAAGGCCATCGAGGCGGTGCGAAGCGGAGAAGTGCGCTTCATCCCGGAAAACTGGGTGAACACCTACAACCAGTGGATGAACAACATCCAGGACTGGTGCATTTCCCGGCAACTGTGGTGGGGACACCAGATTCCGGCCTGGTACGACGAGGACGGCAATCTGTATGTCGCCCGCAACGAAGAGGATGCCCGGGCCCAGGCGCCGGGCAAGACGTTGCGCCGCGAGGAGGATGTGCTGGATACCTGGTTCAGCGCCGCGCTGGTGCCGTTTTCCACCCTTGGCTGGCCGGAAGACACTCCCGAATTGCGGGCGTTTTTGACGTCCAACGTGCTGGTGACCGGTTACGAGATCATTTTCTTCTGGGTGGCCCGGATGATCATGATGACCAAGCACTTCACCGGCAAGGTGCCGTTCCGCGACGTGTACATCCACGGCATGGTCCGCGACCACGAAGGCAAGAAGATGTCGAAGTCCGAGGGCAACGTGATCGATCCGGTCGACCTCATCGACGGCATCGAACTGGCGCCGCTGGTCGAGAAGCGCACCACCGGTCTGCGCCGCCCGGAAAAGGCGCCGTCGATCAAAAAAGCCACGGAAAAGCTTTTCCCGGAAGGCATCCCGGCGTTCGGTACCGACGCGTTGCGCTTCACCATGGCAAGTTACGCCACGCTGGGGCGCAGCGTGAACTTCGATTTCAAGCGCTGCGAAGGCTACCGCAATTTCTGCAACAAGCTGTGGAACGCCACCCGTTTCGTGATGATGAACCTGGATGGCAAGGACTGCGGCCAGGACGAATCGCTGCCGCTTGACTACAGCTTCGCCGACAAATGGATCATGGGTCGCCTGGAAACCGCCAAGAGCGAGGTGACCGAGGCGTTGCGCACTTACCGCTTCGACCTCGCCGCCCAGTCGATCTACGAATTCGTGTGGAACGAGTACTGCGACTGGTACGTGGAACTGGCCAAGGTGCAGATGCAGACCGGCGGCGAGGCGGCCCAGCGGGCCACCCGCCGTACCCTGGTGCGCGTGCTCGAAGTGGCGCTGCGCCTTGCGCATCCGATCATGCCGTTCATTACCGAGGAGCTGTGGCAGACCGTCTCGCCGTTGGCCAACGCGCGCGAAGCCGAGTCGATCATGGTGGCCGGCTGGCCCGCCGCCGACGCGTCGCGGATCGATGAGGCGGCCAATGCCCGCCTCGCGGGCCTCAAGGACATGGTCAACGCGGTGCGCAACCTGCGCGGCGAAATGGGTCTCGGCCCGGCCGTCAAGGCGCCGCTGTTCATCGAAGGCAGCGAAGCGCTGTCCGGCTACCTGCCGTACCTCAAGCCGCTGGCCAAGTTGTCCGATGCGACGGTGGTGGCCCGCTTGCCGGAGGACGATGCGCCGGTGGCGTTGTGCGGCGAAGCGCGCCTGATGCTCAAGGTGGAGATCGATCGCGAAGCGGAAAAGGCCCGTCTGGGCAAGGAGGCCGCCAAGGCCGGCGCCGAGCGCGACAAGCTGGTGGCCAAACTGGGTAAGCCGGGCTATGTCGACAAGGCGCCCGCGCATCTTGTCGAGCGCGACAAGGCTCAGCTGGCGGAGCTGAACGACCGTCTGGAAAAAATCGCGGCGCAGCTGGCCAAGCTTGGCTGA
- a CDS encoding hybrid sensor histidine kinase/response regulator has protein sequence MTTDPRLPREHFRPYRTAFLLIRIGGLAVLSLVLVLGLALIWTSFNFAITAKHRQVISEFNAGRELMEARAARLSIYQGRLSQWDLDTPSLPLTPGTEILFDDNHPYQALVLGSLSRHDMAAGQLFLPMHSKWLSGDKATANRVFTLLYLSHETWQNEHPFTHSYLVEEDGEFIGVVPEQPDMSVLTRTLALRGTFRKMADNGQSWTILSLKGCDHCEDIARVTRITLPNHKNAYLVSTMSFAMLDRLLLTRGFYAITEGTRLLYSTPEFNRELLPASLPDLLPEEATLIHRTGRILVAQRFSSLPWLMYYTPTAKAQNGLEWDVVVAHLIAAGLLGALVVFLAVKSSRTIIAPVEHGLSSLRNFQRDLALKNSELTQAHKDIVQAMSARSLFLAAMSHDIRTPLNGVVAMLDLLACDPLTERQRHALSIMRDSSDQLLYLIDEILDFTRIQSGKVTFERKPVYLAKLFDSHAQTARARLAKGQAPVAFEFANDIPADLVVMIDAHRLGQVLGNLLSNAIKFTHRGHIRLECRCDSKNPCEVTVTVADTGIGMTEEQRERIFQPFEQADASLTRQYGGAGLGLAICKGLTEQRGGTLEVNSVYGEGSVFTLTFLCAKARDGELPDNKPAAPEAIIRLDHWDGFVLAIEDHPINRAVLDELFQELGMRVTIVESAEAALAWLDEHSDTPPSLILTDISLPGMDGHAFAARVRNTPQWHDIPIMALSAHAFASDIERARLQGFDHYLTKPVTLNKLSDALRDLLGLMSETSRASGAVDSAPSPGTLIDLDGFRRVFGTGERFAAALNQFLDCDARDMLELTEAVRLEDRQRIVRLAHQMAGAAVYVDAGYTDRLQELEEIGGQAEAEELNTCLEGIVRYGQKVREACRKAMEDATTAEAVAEPRFATRSDTQGK, from the coding sequence ATGACCACGGATCCACGGCTTCCGAGGGAACATTTCCGCCCCTACCGGACGGCATTCCTGCTTATCCGCATCGGGGGACTGGCCGTGCTTTCGCTGGTTCTGGTGCTGGGACTCGCGCTGATCTGGACAAGCTTCAACTTCGCCATCACCGCCAAACACAGGCAGGTCATCAGCGAATTCAACGCCGGTCGGGAATTGATGGAGGCGCGTGCCGCGCGGCTGAGCATTTATCAAGGGCGTCTGTCGCAGTGGGATCTGGACACACCCTCCCTGCCGTTGACGCCAGGCACCGAGATCCTGTTCGACGACAATCACCCCTATCAGGCACTGGTGCTCGGCTCCCTTTCCCGGCACGACATGGCGGCGGGCCAGCTGTTCCTGCCGATGCATTCGAAATGGCTGAGCGGGGACAAGGCCACGGCAAACCGGGTTTTCACCTTACTCTACCTGTCGCACGAGACCTGGCAGAACGAACACCCCTTCACCCACTCCTATCTGGTGGAAGAGGACGGCGAGTTCATCGGCGTGGTACCCGAACAACCCGACATGTCGGTACTCACCCGGACGCTCGCGCTGCGCGGCACATTCCGCAAGATGGCCGACAATGGCCAGTCCTGGACCATTCTGTCGCTGAAAGGCTGCGATCACTGCGAAGACATCGCCAGGGTCACCCGGATCACCCTGCCCAACCATAAAAACGCCTATCTTGTGTCCACGATGTCATTCGCCATGCTGGACCGATTGCTGCTGACGCGCGGATTTTATGCAATTACCGAAGGGACCCGGCTGCTATACAGTACGCCAGAATTCAACCGTGAACTGCTGCCCGCCAGCCTGCCGGACTTGCTGCCTGAGGAAGCGACCCTGATCCACCGAACCGGGCGAATCCTGGTCGCCCAGCGCTTCTCCTCTTTGCCCTGGCTGATGTATTACACGCCCACGGCAAAGGCCCAAAACGGTCTCGAGTGGGATGTCGTGGTCGCCCATCTCATCGCGGCCGGCTTGCTCGGCGCTCTGGTGGTGTTTCTGGCCGTGAAGTCCAGCCGCACCATCATCGCGCCGGTCGAGCACGGGCTCTCGTCGTTGCGAAACTTCCAGCGCGACCTCGCCCTCAAGAACAGCGAGCTGACCCAGGCGCACAAGGATATCGTGCAGGCCATGAGTGCGCGCTCACTGTTCCTCGCCGCGATGAGCCACGATATCCGCACGCCGCTCAACGGCGTGGTCGCCATGCTCGATCTTCTCGCCTGCGATCCTCTGACCGAGCGTCAGCGCCATGCCCTGTCGATCATGCGCGACAGCAGCGATCAACTGCTTTATCTGATCGACGAGATTCTCGATTTCACCCGGATCCAGAGCGGCAAGGTCACGTTCGAACGCAAGCCGGTTTATTTGGCGAAACTGTTCGACAGCCATGCGCAGACCGCCAGGGCGCGCCTCGCCAAGGGGCAAGCGCCGGTGGCGTTCGAATTCGCCAATGACATCCCGGCCGACCTGGTGGTGATGATCGACGCGCATCGGCTCGGCCAGGTGCTGGGCAACCTGCTCAGCAACGCCATCAAGTTCACGCATCGCGGACATATTCGTCTCGAGTGCCGCTGCGATAGCAAAAATCCCTGCGAAGTGACCGTGACGGTCGCGGACACCGGCATTGGCATGACCGAAGAGCAGCGCGAGCGGATTTTTCAGCCATTCGAGCAGGCCGATGCGTCGCTCACGCGCCAGTATGGCGGAGCGGGACTTGGCTTGGCGATTTGCAAAGGTCTCACAGAGCAACGCGGCGGCACTTTGGAGGTGAACAGCGTTTACGGAGAAGGCAGCGTCTTCACCCTGACTTTCCTGTGCGCCAAAGCCCGGGACGGCGAGCTGCCCGACAACAAACCGGCCGCGCCGGAGGCGATCATCCGTCTGGATCACTGGGACGGTTTCGTCCTGGCGATCGAGGACCATCCGATCAACCGCGCGGTGCTGGATGAACTGTTCCAGGAATTGGGCATGCGCGTCACAATCGTGGAGTCGGCCGAAGCCGCTCTCGCATGGCTGGACGAGCACAGCGATACGCCACCGTCCCTGATCCTGACGGATATCTCCCTTCCCGGCATGGATGGCCACGCCTTCGCCGCCCGGGTGCGCAACACCCCGCAGTGGCATGACATTCCGATCATGGCCCTGTCCGCACACGCCTTCGCCAGCGATATTGAACGGGCAAGGCTTCAGGGATTCGATCACTATCTGACCAAACCCGTCACACTGAACAAACTCTCGGATGCCCTGCGCGATCTGCTCGGCTTGATGTCGGAGACATCCCGCGCCAGCGGAGCGGTGGACTCCGCCCCATCACCCGGCACGCTGATCGACCTGGACGGTTTCCGTCGGGTTTTCGGGACGGGCGAACGCTTCGCCGCCGCGCTCAATCAGTTTCTGGACTGCGATGCCCGCGACATGCTGGAACTGACCGAGGCCGTACGCCTGGAGGATCGGCAACGCATTGTCCGTCTGGCGCACCAGATGGCCGGTGCGGCGGTCTATGTCGACGCCGGCTATACGGACAGGCTGCAAGAACTGGAGGAAATCGGCGGGCAAGCCGAAGCGGAGGAACTGAACACCTGCCTGGAAGGGATCGTCCGCTACGGACAGAAGGTGCGGGAAGCTTGCCGGAAGGCGATGGAGGATGCGACGACAGCGGAGGCAGTGGCAGAGCCGCGGTTTGCGACGCGCTCAGATACGCAAGGGAAGTAG
- a CDS encoding response regulator has protein sequence MPIIKVITCDDHPLISTALKNALERDPEFHIVAQTDSGSKLMQILRKEPCHLLVLDFSMPGEMDGLALLSYVSRVYPDTRVAILTGTISSGMASQCLKNGALGLLRKSLDMDLIGTALKKVAQGRQYIDPGFQIEIRTADAAEAGLLKLSPRELTVIRLLVAGKSVTEIANQLNRSIKTISTQKQTAFEKLGIESEAELFRMAAERGTDLL, from the coding sequence ATGCCGATTATCAAGGTCATAACCTGTGACGATCACCCGTTGATCAGCACCGCCCTGAAAAACGCGCTCGAACGCGATCCGGAGTTCCACATCGTGGCGCAGACCGATTCGGGCAGCAAATTGATGCAGATTCTCCGCAAGGAACCCTGCCACTTGCTGGTGCTGGATTTTTCGATGCCGGGAGAAATGGACGGGCTGGCACTGCTGTCCTACGTCTCGCGCGTCTACCCGGACACCCGGGTCGCCATCCTGACCGGCACCATCTCGTCGGGCATGGCCAGCCAGTGTCTGAAGAACGGCGCGCTCGGCCTGCTGCGTAAAAGCCTGGACATGGATCTGATTGGCACCGCCCTGAAAAAAGTGGCGCAGGGCCGGCAATACATCGACCCGGGCTTCCAGATCGAAATCCGCACCGCGGACGCCGCCGAAGCGGGGCTGCTGAAGCTGTCGCCCCGAGAACTGACCGTCATCCGCCTGCTGGTCGCGGGCAAATCGGTCACCGAAATCGCCAACCAGTTGAACCGCAGCATCAAGACCATCAGTACCCAAAAGCAGACAGCCTTCGAAAAACTGGGTATTGAAAGCGAGGCCGAGCTGTTTCGCATGGCCGCCGAACGAGGTACCGACCTGCTCTGA
- a CDS encoding prepilin peptidase, producing the protein MTPAHALAAGLAAGFALPWLVLSYLMKAGFVDGGQGCAWRNAFTRTLASPTIVAASVLLVTAGFHGIARLPHAGAGGAAAGCLFFFALAWLAWIDLEVMLLPDIGTLPLLAAGGLLNSVHGSHAAILSIAGALMGYTVLLAFNRLCRCAGKPAPIGQGDLKLLAAAGAWLGPLGTGSTLLIASLCAAAVNGALTISGKLRSGQEVPFGPYLAFGAAASYFLLFSYYVFN; encoded by the coding sequence ATGACGCCGGCCCACGCTCTGGCGGCCGGTCTGGCGGCGGGATTCGCCCTGCCCTGGCTCGTGCTGTCCTACCTGATGAAGGCGGGATTCGTCGATGGCGGACAAGGGTGCGCCTGGCGGAACGCGTTCACCCGGACGCTCGCCTCGCCCACGATCGTCGCGGCATCGGTGCTGCTGGTCACGGCGGGATTTCACGGCATCGCCCGGCTGCCCCACGCCGGAGCCGGTGGCGCGGCGGCCGGATGCCTGTTCTTTTTCGCGCTCGCCTGGCTCGCCTGGATCGATCTGGAAGTCATGCTGCTGCCCGACATCGGCACATTGCCGCTGCTGGCCGCCGGAGGTCTGCTGAACAGCGTTCACGGTTCGCATGCCGCGATCCTGTCCATCGCCGGTGCGTTAATGGGCTATACCGTGCTGTTGGCATTCAACAGGCTATGCCGCTGCGCAGGCAAACCCGCGCCGATCGGACAGGGAGATCTGAAGTTGCTCGCGGCGGCCGGGGCCTGGCTCGGCCCTCTCGGAACCGGGTCAACGCTGCTGATTGCCAGCCTGTGCGCGGCGGCCGTCAACGGGGCCCTGACGATTTCGGGCAAGCTGCGCAGCGGACAGGAGGTGCCGTTCGGCCCCTACCTGGCCTTCGGCGCCGCCGCCAGCTATTTCTTGCTATTTAGTTATTATGTTTTTAATTGA
- a CDS encoding ATPase, T2SS/T4P/T4SS family, whose amino-acid sequence MIIETTENRACLADLEFIDIYVGAGIFDVKIPTPQGIVRQNVPERFLPAAHELLERCLERLAQMNTPDFAIQFDGVMFRSSQMTDTFGERFFVLRRMPKIVKTFDDIALPPWLTRILLEPDLRGLVVVAGEMGTGKTTTAAATVLTRLRDLGGVALTLEDPPELNMHGIHGKGRCIQVAVTAENGGYRQQMVRAMRSAADIIMIGEIREEEVAFQAIQASLNGHLVISTTHAGDIRQAIERLATFARPRVENVSELLSYGLTAVIHQELHRRPDGSAIPKVSVLSMFGNEGQSARSSLRQGRTDQLIHEIEMQARRRVAGSLAATH is encoded by the coding sequence ATGATCATCGAGACGACCGAAAACCGCGCCTGCCTTGCCGACCTTGAATTCATCGATATTTACGTCGGTGCCGGCATTTTCGACGTGAAGATTCCGACACCGCAAGGCATCGTGCGCCAGAACGTGCCCGAACGCTTCCTGCCAGCCGCCCATGAACTGCTGGAGCGTTGTCTCGAGCGCCTGGCCCAGATGAACACCCCGGACTTCGCGATCCAGTTCGATGGCGTCATGTTCCGCAGTTCGCAGATGACGGATACCTTCGGTGAGCGCTTTTTCGTGTTGCGGCGCATGCCCAAGATCGTCAAGACCTTCGACGACATCGCGCTGCCGCCCTGGCTGACCCGCATTCTTCTCGAACCGGATCTGCGCGGGCTGGTGGTCGTCGCCGGCGAAATGGGCACCGGCAAGACCACCACGGCGGCCGCCACCGTACTGACGCGCCTGCGCGATCTGGGCGGCGTGGCGCTGACGCTCGAGGATCCGCCGGAGCTGAACATGCACGGCATTCACGGCAAGGGCCGCTGCATCCAGGTCGCCGTCACCGCGGAAAACGGTGGTTACCGGCAGCAGATGGTGCGGGCGATGCGATCGGCCGCCGACATCATCATGATCGGCGAGATCCGCGAAGAGGAGGTGGCATTCCAGGCCATTCAGGCCTCGCTGAACGGCCACCTGGTTATCTCCACCACCCACGCGGGCGATATCCGCCAGGCCATCGAACGCCTGGCCACCTTCGCCCGGCCAAGGGTCGAAAACGTGTCCGAACTGCTGTCTTACGGTTTGACGGCCGTGATCCATCAGGAGTTGCACCGCCGTCCGGACGGCAGCGCCATTCCGAAGGTTTCCGTACTGTCGATGTTCGGCAACGAAGGGCAAAGCGCCCGTTCCAGCCTGAGGCAGGGCCGGACCGACCAGTTGATCCACGAAATCGAGATGCAGGCTCGCCGGCGCGTCGCCGGCTCGCTCGCCGCCACACACTGA
- a CDS encoding GspE/PulE family protein: MNHLDVQGVLSGQLQILSDESGPAYEFLDRSLDDALCLLSDGRLLIDVGHMNEPGVYRFIETVRARELVPDVRLVPSDRSQIATIRQAHTLSQARSDNRMANSISAVNSPSTSSVQQSVYKMLVDALDKRASDIHIRVGETCQVLYRINGEIQQIQTPEKSRIEAMCRCLYATMCDVSEADFRPNETQDAKMSRSFLPSRLFGVRVATAPQVGGFLMVLRLLYASGNTTPSPEKIGFQPEQLAILEELTEAPAGITVIAGGTGSGKSTTLQCLLANALTLSDGKLSALTVEDPPEYPIPGAVQIPVSNASNEEERRAAFARAIKAMLRLDPDICMIGEVRDGASGSLAIQAAMTGHQVWTTIHANSATGVLARFADLGVDRHLFADPEIVRGLVFQTLIQTLCPHCSRPFDPTGQDAAIGDAPAGLVPFLAGLVARHEGDIRLRGDGCERCKGKGITGRALLAEVVRTDATMMRLFLESDKIGLARHVHARPNYLSLADVAIRKLLQGSIDPRDAVRSVGRFFETPEARERWLDAAPRA, translated from the coding sequence ATGAACCACCTCGATGTGCAAGGCGTATTGTCCGGGCAACTGCAAATCCTCTCCGACGAATCCGGTCCGGCCTACGAGTTTCTGGACCGCTCGCTGGACGATGCGCTGTGCCTGCTGTCCGACGGGCGCCTGCTGATCGATGTGGGCCACATGAACGAACCGGGCGTGTACCGTTTCATCGAGACGGTCCGCGCCCGTGAACTGGTGCCGGATGTCCGCCTGGTTCCGAGCGATCGCAGCCAGATCGCCACCATCCGCCAGGCGCATACCCTGAGCCAGGCCAGGTCGGACAACCGCATGGCGAACTCCATCAGCGCGGTCAACAGCCCGTCGACCAGTTCGGTGCAGCAGTCCGTCTACAAGATGCTGGTCGATGCGCTGGACAAACGCGCCAGCGACATTCACATCCGGGTCGGCGAAACCTGCCAGGTGCTGTACCGCATCAACGGCGAGATCCAGCAGATCCAGACCCCGGAAAAATCGCGCATCGAAGCGATGTGCCGCTGTCTTTACGCCACGATGTGCGATGTCAGCGAAGCCGACTTCAGACCAAACGAAACCCAGGACGCCAAGATGTCCCGAAGCTTCCTGCCGTCCCGATTGTTTGGTGTGAGGGTGGCGACCGCCCCCCAGGTGGGCGGATTCCTGATGGTGCTGCGGCTGTTGTACGCCAGCGGCAACACCACCCCCTCCCCGGAAAAAATCGGTTTTCAGCCCGAGCAGCTGGCCATTCTGGAGGAACTGACCGAGGCGCCCGCCGGCATTACCGTGATTGCCGGCGGCACGGGTTCGGGCAAGTCCACCACCTTGCAATGCCTGCTGGCCAATGCGCTGACCCTGTCCGACGGCAAGCTGTCGGCCCTGACGGTGGAAGATCCGCCCGAATACCCCATTCCCGGCGCGGTGCAGATCCCCGTCAGCAACGCGTCCAACGAGGAAGAGCGGCGCGCCGCCTTCGCGCGGGCGATCAAGGCCATGCTGCGGCTGGATCCGGACATCTGCATGATCGGCGAAGTGCGCGACGGCGCGTCGGGCAGTCTCGCCATCCAGGCGGCCATGACCGGCCACCAGGTGTGGACCACCATCCACGCCAACAGCGCCACCGGGGTACTGGCGCGTTTCGCCGATCTGGGAGTCGACCGCCATCTGTTCGCCGATCCCGAGATCGTGCGCGGGCTGGTGTTCCAGACCCTGATCCAGACGCTGTGCCCGCATTGCAGCCGGCCGTTCGACCCGACGGGCCAGGATGCGGCCATCGGCGATGCCCCGGCCGGACTCGTTCCCTTCCTCGCCGGACTGGTTGCCCGTCATGAAGGCGACATCCGGCTGCGCGGAGACGGGTGCGAACGCTGCAAGGGCAAAGGCATCACCGGACGGGCATTACTGGCCGAAGTCGTCAGGACCGACGCCACGATGATGCGGCTCTTCCTCGAGAGCGACAAGATCGGTCTGGCCCGCCACGTTCACGCACGGCCCAACTATCTGTCGCTGGCCGATGTGGCCATCCGCAAACTTTTACAGGGAAGCATCGACCCGCGCGACGCCGTACGCAGCGTCGGGCGCTTTTTCGAGACACCCGAAGCGCGGGAACGCTGGCTTGACGCCGCGCCCCGGGCTTGA
- the pilP gene encoding type IV pilus biogenesis protein PilP, producing MPTNNRTTYRLIGGLLAASIAATAHAAAPEPNTPLPPPGASGQLLDQGNQIDYQIRNLQKELQKSDLENQLVKAQARPTDAASSLPRVKAIEGFGSHRLATLVYPDNSETLVHAGSALFDQWKVTRIDFGRVVVSRKGHSATLTNMNGVAADTL from the coding sequence ATGCCTACCAATAACCGCACCACGTACCGCCTGATCGGCGGTCTTCTGGCCGCCTCCATCGCGGCCACGGCCCATGCCGCGGCTCCCGAACCCAACACTCCGCTGCCGCCCCCGGGCGCCTCCGGTCAACTGCTGGATCAGGGCAACCAGATCGACTACCAGATCCGCAACCTGCAGAAGGAACTGCAAAAATCCGACCTGGAAAACCAGTTGGTCAAGGCTCAGGCCAGGCCCACGGATGCCGCATCGAGCCTGCCCAGGGTCAAGGCCATCGAAGGGTTCGGCAGTCACCGCCTGGCGACACTGGTCTATCCGGACAACAGCGAGACGCTGGTTCATGCCGGAAGCGCGCTGTTCGACCAGTGGAAAGTCACCCGCATCGATTTCGGCCGCGTCGTGGTAAGCCGCAAAGGGCACAGCGCGACACTGACCAATATGAATGGCGTAGCCGCCGACACTCTGTAA